In a genomic window of Chryseobacterium sp. G0162:
- a CDS encoding RHS repeat-associated core domain-containing protein, with the protein MKKRFVFLIFLFLTSLLRSQSVGKTDGNFSVSLAGGASYSVPIKNLPGIKDMVPSISLDYSNQSGNGVAGWGWNIQGISSITRVSSTKFHDGVIDPIDYDSSDRFALDGQRLILKTGTYGGDNAEYQTENYSNLKIVSKGTTPDGPSYFIVYYPNGNVAIYGNDANSKNSFEWKISQIDDVKYNRIEYGYSKEGANTIYLSTVKYGGNPSVGQYTPVNEINFYYQNSSRNEQNYVYDSKFVYLTKKLERIEVKGNGQLYRKYGLTYDVTSLNYERLTQIKEFNSAGESVVPIIFEYDTTVNGLTNNSRTVTNVSPAFDNSSWNYVSGYFDKDGALDFMTYPGSKDKLYRFNSSTLLNSSSNISGSLINVEKFTDIFSTKLVLANNKFYGLDALSTVSSNGSMMLPDEIVKVNNYISNTTYNSLDLTFSNSYTFPTAENYGCFMDNPTYSRIPKKYISGDFDGDGVSDILAISFPYYTSYTTSNCGNGPVIDPGDGSNPCCTQNNYNNISNFYFLKSDANNTGTQDPLFIGSNNIITSSSRLYVADFNGDGKSDLYVVNNLKISVFSFENNSFTLLHETSNSFYTLSKPIYLTDFNGDGKTDLITPDANGSSNWIILVSNGKTFQPGYINTGITYYAPQVINTCYPNGSGGQLCGYMQQAFYYIFSDINGDGKADAIVHDVLTPYNYPQGGQWNYPYNQYGDNFTVRDKGSIRYNMGNDANGFPAFSAYIDNWQNNFTNGGATNKGTPIFLNNPTATNQNLDYAFFGGDKIKYVSFKKDNRVDVALKRIKENDILTTINYSPLLDNGNGVYAEDQEELYPYANINNSLSTQLVAQVTKSFNGESKIQDYKYKGAVVNFEGIGFLGFKGVATSSVYGGTVTQKLWTVSKQSPQKRGANIESYLINGSPNFDSPASFVTKTRKTFSSTLLSNKVFVNLPTEIQQIDNLTGVTKYTYFDVYDVYNNATKTRDVAAGGEKTTLLEFDNNPSGISNQYFIGRQTKKTETQTLGSETFSTEQLLSYANNLVSQFKKKGNATDFITEDYQYDNYGNLIQKTMSAPNMTARVEKMQYDASGRFIVKSTNILGFEDKFNYNSAFGFLLSKTNHLNQTVSYEHDGWQKKIKERDIYNNETNFTYDWITSGDFTNGIKIKVTEPTGATSETYNDVWGRKRVERKLSLNNKWIDIRTDYNIFDKPYRVSNPYFSTVTPSQWMVSEFDEYNRIKKMIFPTGKIITTSYNGLNVTVVEGTKTQTTTSDAWGNKIKSSDNGGTVNYSYFANGALKNSDYGGYVIKFEQDGWGRKTKMYDPAVGGYYTYEYDILGQLLKEENPKGKTFFTYDQFGRLVHKKIEGDATDIETDYNYNSLGLLESELGTSNGIPNTFNYQYDNYYRFAEKEEDNGFATFKKNYSYDNFGRISEEFTQTLVNSVSSEFKHKNFYASCGVLYRITDDGDKLIWQLNKTNEKEDALNAQLGNGTEINNEYDGNFYLHSIKHYNSTSANIIENIYNFSAMTGTLQNRNSTVIQGGWLENFEYDNQQRLVAWTNPNGSQSQTYDAYGRIDNNSNVGDYKYDGVNRYKKETINLNPVGDSYYSVNTLQEVEYNSYRMPTVIKQEGYEMAHFNYNIHQKRSAADQDFYTDFSVYGKGKIYSDDSSVEIINYNYLGKPNVNALGTRIITYIAYDPYTAPAVYIKDFNVNMDVLSEGIHYLHRDYQSTILAISDQKGNVEERRHFDPWGNLVYLEKNGKIINLNKVAPDLMIERGYTGHEHFFQVGLIHMNGRMYDPRLHTFLSVDNYIQDPFNTQNYNRYGYVLNNPLAYTDPSGELFSFITAIFDTFKNIFTHGVNFSDYDYSRTSKAWKIDMGLFKGNFGQILSRFTWESDQSMLGYLSSGFYNLFGGVKSVTYYDGATAVESYKPNWGGFTLGNFIIGDRGLQADPNNSLFQHEYGHYLQSQKFGLFYMQKFAIPSFFDTLSKNNHTLHFAEQDANSRAFTYFNKHVENYNGWDRRNVIVGYDWSKSYNDIANQMALSNNLTHLKWYDAVLFATSGYAISGISNYFINK; encoded by the coding sequence ATGAAAAAAAGATTTGTTTTCTTAATATTTTTATTTCTTACTTCGCTTCTGAGATCACAAAGCGTTGGAAAAACAGATGGCAACTTTTCAGTTTCGTTGGCCGGTGGGGCAAGCTATTCTGTCCCTATTAAAAATTTACCGGGCATAAAGGACATGGTGCCAAGCATCTCATTGGATTATTCAAATCAGTCGGGCAACGGGGTTGCAGGCTGGGGCTGGAATATTCAAGGTATATCTTCTATTACAAGAGTATCCTCAACAAAATTTCATGACGGAGTTATTGATCCTATTGACTATGATAGCAGTGATAGATTTGCTTTGGATGGTCAAAGACTTATTTTGAAGACTGGAACTTATGGAGGAGATAATGCTGAATATCAAACAGAAAATTATTCAAATTTGAAAATTGTTTCCAAAGGCACTACTCCTGATGGACCTTCCTATTTTATTGTTTATTATCCAAACGGAAATGTTGCTATTTATGGAAATGATGCGAATTCCAAAAATTCATTCGAATGGAAGATCAGCCAGATTGATGATGTTAAATATAACAGAATTGAATATGGTTATAGCAAGGAAGGAGCAAATACCATTTATTTATCAACTGTTAAATATGGAGGGAATCCGTCTGTAGGACAATATACTCCGGTTAACGAGATCAATTTTTATTATCAGAATAGTTCCCGCAATGAGCAGAATTATGTATATGATTCGAAATTTGTCTACTTAACCAAAAAATTGGAAAGAATTGAGGTTAAGGGTAACGGTCAATTATACAGAAAATATGGATTGACTTATGATGTAACCTCTCTAAATTACGAAAGGCTAACACAGATTAAAGAATTTAATTCAGCAGGGGAATCTGTTGTTCCTATTATTTTTGAATATGATACAACAGTTAATGGGCTTACTAATAATTCCAGAACAGTGACAAATGTATCTCCTGCTTTTGACAATTCAAGCTGGAACTATGTTTCTGGCTATTTTGATAAAGATGGTGCCCTTGATTTTATGACCTATCCGGGTTCTAAAGATAAATTGTATCGATTTAATTCGAGTACTTTATTAAATTCTTCGTCAAACATTTCGGGTAGTTTAATAAATGTTGAAAAATTCACTGATATTTTCTCAACAAAACTTGTTTTGGCTAATAATAAATTCTACGGTCTTGATGCATTGTCAACTGTTAGCAGCAATGGATCTATGATGTTACCTGATGAGATTGTTAAGGTTAATAACTATATTTCTAATACAACATATAATTCTTTAGATTTAACATTCTCAAATTCTTATACTTTTCCGACTGCGGAAAATTATGGATGCTTCATGGATAATCCTACCTATTCGCGAATTCCGAAAAAATATATTTCAGGAGATTTTGATGGCGATGGGGTATCTGATATCTTAGCGATATCTTTTCCTTATTATACTTCTTATACAACGAGTAACTGTGGCAACGGACCGGTTATTGATCCCGGAGATGGAAGCAATCCGTGTTGTACACAGAATAATTATAATAATATTTCTAATTTTTATTTCCTTAAATCTGATGCTAATAATACAGGCACTCAAGATCCATTATTTATCGGATCAAATAATATAATTACTTCTTCATCTAGGTTGTATGTTGCTGATTTTAATGGGGATGGGAAATCTGATCTTTATGTAGTGAACAATTTGAAAATTTCTGTTTTCAGTTTTGAAAACAATAGTTTTACTTTGCTGCATGAAACCAGTAATTCTTTCTATACACTAAGTAAGCCTATTTACTTAACTGATTTTAATGGTGATGGTAAAACGGACTTAATTACTCCTGATGCTAACGGAAGCTCAAATTGGATCATTTTGGTTTCCAACGGAAAAACTTTCCAGCCTGGATATATTAATACAGGAATTACCTACTATGCTCCTCAGGTTATCAATACATGTTATCCAAATGGATCCGGAGGTCAGTTATGTGGTTATATGCAGCAGGCATTTTATTATATATTTTCAGATATTAATGGCGATGGTAAAGCAGATGCTATTGTACATGATGTGCTTACTCCTTATAATTATCCACAGGGAGGACAATGGAATTATCCTTACAATCAGTATGGAGATAATTTTACCGTGAGAGATAAAGGAAGTATCAGATATAATATGGGTAATGATGCAAACGGGTTTCCTGCATTCTCCGCTTATATTGATAACTGGCAAAATAACTTTACAAATGGAGGAGCTACCAATAAAGGAACTCCGATCTTTTTAAATAATCCGACTGCTACCAATCAGAACTTAGATTATGCTTTCTTTGGAGGAGATAAAATTAAATATGTGTCTTTCAAAAAAGATAACAGGGTAGATGTTGCTTTAAAGAGGATAAAAGAAAATGATATCCTAACGACAATAAACTACAGTCCCCTTCTGGATAATGGAAACGGAGTATATGCAGAAGATCAGGAAGAACTTTATCCTTATGCCAACATCAATAACTCCCTTTCTACCCAATTGGTAGCACAGGTTACGAAAAGTTTCAATGGGGAAAGCAAAATTCAGGATTATAAGTACAAAGGAGCGGTTGTAAATTTTGAAGGAATTGGCTTTTTAGGATTTAAAGGAGTTGCTACTTCATCTGTGTATGGAGGAACGGTAACTCAGAAATTGTGGACCGTGTCAAAACAAAGCCCTCAAAAACGTGGAGCTAATATTGAATCTTATCTTATTAATGGAAGTCCTAATTTTGATTCTCCAGCAAGTTTTGTAACAAAAACACGGAAGACATTTTCTTCAACATTGCTATCTAACAAAGTATTTGTCAATTTACCAACAGAGATACAGCAGATTGACAATCTGACAGGAGTTACAAAATATACATATTTTGATGTCTATGATGTTTATAATAACGCCACAAAGACCAGAGATGTCGCTGCAGGTGGCGAAAAAACAACCCTTCTTGAATTTGATAACAACCCTTCAGGAATCTCAAACCAGTATTTTATTGGAAGACAAACTAAAAAGACAGAAACTCAAACGTTAGGTTCCGAAACATTTTCAACCGAACAATTGCTTTCTTATGCTAATAATCTGGTTTCTCAATTCAAGAAAAAAGGAAATGCTACAGATTTTATAACAGAAGATTATCAATATGATAATTATGGAAATTTAATTCAGAAAACAATGTCTGCACCTAATATGACTGCGAGAGTTGAAAAAATGCAGTATGATGCCTCTGGACGATTCATCGTAAAGTCTACCAATATTTTAGGTTTTGAAGATAAATTCAACTATAATTCTGCTTTCGGATTTTTACTATCGAAAACCAATCATCTTAATCAGACAGTATCTTATGAGCATGATGGTTGGCAAAAGAAAATAAAAGAAAGAGATATTTATAATAACGAAACCAACTTTACTTATGACTGGATCACATCCGGGGATTTTACTAATGGAATAAAAATTAAAGTTACTGAACCTACTGGTGCAACTAGTGAAACCTATAATGATGTATGGGGAAGAAAACGAGTGGAAAGAAAGTTGAGTTTAAATAATAAGTGGATTGACATACGGACAGACTATAACATTTTTGATAAACCATATAGAGTTAGTAATCCATATTTTTCTACCGTAACACCATCTCAATGGATGGTGAGTGAATTTGATGAATATAATAGAATCAAAAAAATGATTTTCCCAACAGGGAAGATAATAACCACTAGCTATAATGGCTTAAATGTTACAGTAGTTGAAGGAACAAAAACACAGACCACAACAAGTGACGCCTGGGGAAATAAGATCAAATCCAGTGATAATGGCGGAACGGTTAATTATTCATATTTTGCCAATGGAGCATTAAAAAATTCAGATTATGGCGGATATGTCATAAAATTTGAACAGGATGGATGGGGAAGAAAAACAAAAATGTATGATCCGGCTGTAGGGGGATATTATACTTATGAATATGATATTTTAGGACAACTTTTAAAAGAAGAAAATCCTAAAGGAAAAACATTTTTCACTTATGATCAGTTTGGAAGGCTTGTTCATAAGAAAATTGAAGGGGATGCTACAGATATAGAAACAGATTATAATTACAATTCGCTAGGGCTTTTAGAGTCCGAGCTGGGAACTTCAAATGGTATTCCAAACACATTCAATTACCAATATGATAATTACTATAGGTTTGCAGAAAAAGAAGAAGACAACGGTTTTGCGACATTTAAGAAAAATTATTCATATGATAATTTTGGAAGAATAAGCGAAGAATTTACTCAGACCCTGGTTAATTCTGTATCCAGCGAATTTAAGCATAAGAATTTTTATGCATCTTGTGGAGTTTTATATAGAATTACAGATGATGGAGATAAATTAATATGGCAGCTTAACAAAACAAATGAAAAAGAAGACGCTTTAAATGCTCAGTTGGGTAATGGAACAGAAATAAATAATGAATATGATGGTAATTTTTATCTTCATTCTATAAAACACTATAATAGCACCAGTGCAAATATTATTGAGAATATTTATAATTTTTCTGCTATGACCGGTACTTTGCAAAACAGAAACAGTACAGTGATTCAGGGAGGATGGTTAGAAAATTTCGAATATGATAATCAACAAAGACTTGTAGCTTGGACTAATCCCAACGGATCGCAATCACAGACCTATGATGCCTACGGAAGAATAGACAACAATAGCAATGTGGGCGACTACAAATACGATGGCGTTAACAGATATAAAAAAGAAACCATTAATCTGAATCCTGTTGGTGATTCATATTACAGTGTAAACACTCTGCAGGAGGTCGAATATAATTCGTACAGAATGCCGACTGTAATAAAACAGGAAGGATACGAAATGGCTCACTTTAATTATAATATTCATCAAAAGAGATCGGCTGCAGATCAAGATTTTTATACTGATTTTTCTGTATATGGAAAAGGAAAAATCTATTCTGATGATAGCTCTGTTGAGATCATTAATTATAATTATTTAGGAAAGCCAAATGTTAATGCATTGGGGACCCGGATTATCACTTATATAGCTTATGATCCTTACACTGCTCCAGCTGTTTATATCAAAGATTTTAATGTTAATATGGATGTATTGAGTGAAGGAATACATTATCTTCATAGAGATTACCAGTCGACCATTTTAGCAATTTCAGATCAAAAGGGTAATGTTGAAGAACGAAGACATTTTGATCCATGGGGAAATCTTGTGTATTTAGAAAAGAACGGAAAGATAATTAATTTAAACAAAGTAGCTCCTGATTTAATGATTGAGCGTGGTTATACAGGACATGAGCATTTCTTTCAGGTTGGGTTGATACATATGAATGGAAGAATGTACGATCCTAGACTGCACACTTTCCTTTCTGTAGATAACTATATTCAGGATCCTTTTAATACCCAGAATTATAATCGATATGGATATGTACTGAATAATCCGTTAGCATATACAGATCCAAGTGGAGAACTGTTTTCATTTATTACTGCTATTTTTGATACATTTAAAAATATTTTCACTCATGGTGTCAATTTTAGTGATTATGACTATAGTAGAACTTCAAAAGCCTGGAAAATTGATATGGGCCTATTTAAAGGTAATTTCGGACAGATCCTGAGCAGATTTACATGGGAGTCTGATCAGTCAATGTTGGGATACCTTTCCTCAGGATTCTATAATCTCTTCGGAGGAGTAAAAAGTGTTACTTACTATGATGGTGCAACAGCAGTAGAATCTTATAAACCAAATTGGGGTGGGTTTACACTTGGAAACTTTATAATTGGTGATAGAGGTTTACAGGCAGATCCCAACAATAGTTTATTCCAGCATGAGTATGGTCATTATTTACAAAGCCAGAAATTTGGTCTGTTCTATATGCAAAAGTTTGCGATACCAAGTTTCTTTGATACATTAAGCAAAAATAATCATACTTTACACTTTGCAGAACAGGATGCGAATTCAAGGGCTTTTACCTATTTTAATAAGCATGTTGAGAATTATAACGGCTGGGATAGAAGAAATGTAATCGTAGGATATGATTGGTCTAAATCGTATAACGATATTGCAAATCAAATGGCCCTGTCCAATAATCTTACTCATCTGAAGTGGTATGATGCTGTATTATTTGCAACTTCAGGGTATGCGATTTCAGGAATTTCTAATTATTTTATTAATAAATAA
- the der gene encoding ribosome biogenesis GTPase Der yields MSNIVAIVGRPNVGKSTLFNRLLERREAIVDSTAGVTRDRHYGKSDWNGVDFTVIDTGGYDVGTDDIFEEEIRKQVQLAVDEATSIIFMMNVEEGLTDTDHEIYRLLRRSNKPIYIVINKVDSSKEELPATEFYQLGIDKYYTLSSATGSGTGDLLDDIVKDFPTTEYKDPFEGLPKITIAGRPNVGKSTMTNALLDVERNIVTDIAGTTRDSIQTLYNKFGHEFVLVDTAGMRRKSKVNEDLEFYSVMRSIRSIEYSDVVIIMVDATQGWESQDMNIFGLAQKNRKGIVILVNKWDLIEDKQTNTMRDFEKSIKDKIGQFQDIPILFVSALTKQRILKAVELAMEVYEDRKKKIKTSKLNEVMLPIFENTPPPALKGKYIKIKYCVQLPTPSPQFVFFCNLPQYVKEPYKRFTENQLRKEFGFTGVPIEVYFRQK; encoded by the coding sequence ATGTCAAATATTGTCGCAATCGTTGGACGTCCCAATGTAGGGAAATCCACGCTTTTTAACCGTTTATTAGAGAGAAGAGAGGCTATTGTAGATTCTACAGCCGGTGTAACCAGAGACCGTCACTACGGAAAATCTGACTGGAATGGAGTAGACTTTACGGTAATTGATACCGGAGGATATGATGTAGGCACCGATGATATCTTCGAAGAAGAGATCCGTAAACAGGTACAATTAGCAGTAGATGAAGCTACTTCTATTATCTTTATGATGAATGTGGAAGAAGGGCTTACAGATACTGATCACGAAATTTACAGACTACTTAGAAGATCCAACAAGCCAATTTATATCGTTATCAATAAAGTAGATTCATCGAAAGAAGAACTTCCTGCAACAGAATTCTACCAATTAGGAATTGATAAATACTATACGCTTTCTTCTGCTACAGGTTCAGGAACAGGAGATCTATTGGATGATATTGTAAAGGATTTCCCAACTACAGAATATAAAGATCCTTTTGAAGGATTACCTAAAATCACGATCGCAGGTCGTCCAAATGTAGGAAAGTCTACAATGACCAATGCTTTATTGGATGTTGAAAGAAATATTGTAACCGATATTGCAGGAACTACAAGAGACAGTATTCAAACTTTATATAATAAATTCGGTCACGAGTTTGTATTGGTAGATACAGCCGGAATGAGAAGGAAGTCTAAAGTAAATGAAGACTTGGAATTCTATTCCGTAATGAGATCAATCCGTTCTATTGAATATTCTGATGTTGTTATCATCATGGTAGATGCTACTCAGGGATGGGAATCTCAGGATATGAATATCTTCGGATTAGCACAGAAAAACAGAAAAGGAATTGTTATTCTTGTGAACAAGTGGGATTTGATCGAAGACAAGCAAACCAATACAATGCGTGATTTCGAAAAATCAATCAAAGATAAAATTGGTCAGTTCCAGGATATTCCAATTCTATTCGTATCAGCTTTAACGAAGCAAAGAATCTTAAAAGCTGTAGAATTAGCAATGGAGGTTTATGAAGACCGTAAGAAGAAGATTAAAACTTCAAAATTGAATGAAGTGATGCTTCCTATTTTCGAAAATACACCACCACCTGCATTGAAAGGAAAATATATTAAAATTAAATATTGCGTTCAGCTTCCTACACCATCACCACAGTTTGTATTCTTCTGTAACCTGCCACAGTATGTGAAGGAACCATACAAGAGATTTACTGAAAACCAGTTGAGAAAAGAATTCGGGTTTACCGGAGTTCCGATTGAAGTATATTTCAGACAAAAATAA
- a CDS encoding GNAT family N-acetyltransferase has protein sequence MNYSIKKIKITENLPIVDELVGELHISEKEMNNNTADWSQIRDNYLRFMAECEEENKGTFLIAETDGKAIGFLFGYVDEKDDSNFELGEGDDLYVSEGYVKKEYRKQGIYSALNKAFEEIYSDHTIRKIYRFTLCNNDTMQRWLASQGYRPVRIVYEKWL, from the coding sequence ATGAACTATTCCATCAAAAAAATTAAAATCACTGAAAATTTGCCTATCGTAGATGAACTGGTAGGAGAACTTCACATTTCTGAAAAAGAGATGAATAATAACACTGCCGACTGGAGTCAGATCCGGGACAATTATCTCCGGTTTATGGCAGAATGTGAGGAAGAAAATAAGGGTACTTTTCTCATTGCAGAAACTGATGGAAAGGCCATAGGTTTCCTGTTTGGATATGTTGATGAAAAAGATGACAGTAATTTTGAACTGGGAGAAGGCGATGATCTCTATGTTTCTGAAGGATATGTAAAAAAGGAATACAGAAAGCAAGGTATTTATTCAGCTCTTAATAAAGCATTTGAAGAGATATATTCTGATCATACCATCCGAAAAATATATCGCTTTACACTTTGTAATAATGATACGATGCAGCGTTGGCTGGCTTCGCAGGGTTATCGTCCGGTAAGAATCGTTTATGAAAAATGGCTATAA